A single genomic interval of Halalkalibaculum roseum harbors:
- the pyrE gene encoding orotate phosphoribosyltransferase, protein MIIDQNFAKEIALHLLEINAVVLRPNDPFTWSSGWHSPIYCDNRLTLRYPEIRKKIATHFIDFIQGEYDNVDVITGTATAGIPHAAWVAGSLDKPMSYVRAKAKAYGLGNQIEGGIQKGESTIVIEDLISTGGSAISVVEALRFIGAEVKAVLSIFTYGFDKSIQRFEEAKVPVHTLTDYTTLIEVAKDNDYVDESDLKTLADWRKKPETWPN, encoded by the coding sequence ATGATTATTGATCAAAATTTTGCAAAAGAAATAGCGCTTCACCTGCTTGAAATTAATGCCGTTGTTCTGCGTCCCAATGACCCCTTCACCTGGTCTTCGGGCTGGCACTCCCCTATTTACTGCGACAACAGGTTAACCCTGCGCTATCCCGAAATAAGAAAAAAAATTGCTACTCATTTCATTGATTTCATCCAGGGTGAATATGACAATGTGGATGTCATCACAGGAACAGCCACAGCAGGTATCCCGCACGCTGCATGGGTTGCAGGATCGCTTGACAAACCTATGAGTTATGTCCGTGCCAAAGCCAAAGCCTACGGTTTGGGGAACCAGATAGAGGGTGGTATTCAAAAAGGGGAATCCACGATTGTTATTGAAGATCTCATATCCACCGGCGGCTCTGCTATTTCGGTAGTCGAAGCACTTCGTTTTATCGGCGCTGAAGTCAAAGCAGTACTCAGTATCTTTACCTATGGTTTTGATAAATCCATTCAACGATTTGAAGAAGCCAAAGTCCCCGTACATACACTCACCGACTATACTACGCTTATTGAAGTGGCTAAAGACAATGACTACGTAGATGAGTCGGACCTAAAAACCCTCGCTGACTGGCGTAAAAAGCCTGAAACCTGGCCGAATTGA
- a CDS encoding phosphatidylglycerophosphatase A family protein: MRKLKPIIGSFFYAGFLPNAPGTWGSFFALFPIYFVGMYTPWYGMALFTLLCSLLTIWVSEECEKVWGGDPSPLVMDEFAGQGMAFIALPFASSNMNIYLLLLFGFLFFRFFDIKKPLGVNDLQKLPGGFGILVDDLLAGFYAFLCLFLLNYLVGLV; encoded by the coding sequence ATGCGAAAACTAAAACCGATTATAGGTAGCTTTTTTTATGCCGGCTTTTTGCCGAATGCACCCGGGACATGGGGTAGCTTTTTTGCTTTATTCCCGATCTATTTTGTGGGTATGTATACTCCCTGGTACGGTATGGCTCTCTTTACCCTGCTCTGCTCCCTTTTAACCATCTGGGTCTCCGAAGAGTGTGAAAAAGTATGGGGCGGTGACCCCTCCCCGCTGGTAATGGATGAATTTGCCGGACAAGGGATGGCTTTCATAGCACTGCCCTTTGCATCAAGCAATATGAATATCTATCTCCTGTTACTCTTTGGCTTTCTGTTTTTCCGATTCTTCGATATCAAAAAGCCCCTGGGTGTGAACGACCTGCAGAAGCTACCCGGCGGCTTTGGTATCCTGGTTGACGATTTACTGGCAGGGTTTTATGCTTTTTTATGCTTATTTTTACTGAATTATCTCGTCGGCTTGGTTTAA
- a CDS encoding CDP-alcohol phosphatidyltransferase family protein — MRRLPNILSATRMILAPIFLLLYIQDEVVWRALSVGIFAVAVVTDFFDGYIARLYGYQTAYGVFLDPLADKFLTFAGFICLPFINAEQFPWWAVGVIVLRDVIVTGMRMIADHRNISMKTRFTAKFKTMAQMIFLYLVLMVGVFINTDVWLSTYSRELMQSGILEWGMMAIVVLTLYSGVEYILTNKEIFFNDHNAKTKTDYR, encoded by the coding sequence GTGCGTCGATTACCCAACATATTGAGTGCCACACGGATGATTCTTGCACCGATTTTCCTGCTTCTATATATACAGGACGAAGTAGTTTGGAGGGCTCTTAGTGTCGGGATTTTTGCTGTTGCCGTTGTTACGGATTTTTTCGACGGCTACATTGCGCGCTTGTATGGCTATCAAACTGCCTACGGTGTCTTTCTCGATCCCCTGGCGGATAAATTCCTGACGTTTGCAGGTTTTATATGCCTGCCTTTTATTAATGCTGAACAATTTCCCTGGTGGGCAGTGGGTGTCATCGTACTTAGGGATGTCATCGTTACAGGTATGCGGATGATTGCCGATCATCGCAATATTTCCATGAAGACCAGGTTCACTGCCAAATTCAAGACCATGGCTCAAATGATTTTCTTATACCTGGTGCTGATGGTTGGGGTTTTCATAAATACGGATGTTTGGCTCAGCACCTACTCCAGAGAGCTGATGCAATCGGGAATCCTCGAATGGGGAATGATGGCCATAGTAGTACTAACTTTATATTCCGGAGTAGAATACATTTTAACCAACAAAGAAATATTCTTTAATGACCATAATGCGAAAACTAAAACCGATTATAGGTAG